GGCACAAACTATGGGGTGCATAATCAAAAGTTTCGAAACAAAATCTTTTGTGCACCTGctatactctgcagactggccTGTATCTACATTATAATCATTagataaacaattttaaatgcaaatacaACTTTGATACCTTTTCCATGTCTGAAACCCAAGAATAGAGAATTGTTCCATCATCATCAAATGCAAACACCctttaaatacaatatgtaGTTTCATGTTTTGAAGAATAATATTTCTAAACTATTAAATCATGTATTTAATACCTCTTTACTTTGCCAGCGCTAGTCGGCGCATATTCGTTGGTTGAGACAATCATTATAACGCCACAAACTGTTGACTACTAAGTTGGTTCAGTCGTTTTAAAGTACTGCAATTGATTAAATCGTAATCTCTAAACAAATATACCAGAAGTCTTTTTCACGGGACTTTCCCCGAATCGCTTGTTTACATTTCAAGTCATTGGGATAGTCACGTGTGTTAGCTCAAAcggaaagaaaaaaaataaactcgCAGAGTCGCAGTAGTATACAAAGTTTACGTTGTTTTGTACAGAACAGCACTTAATTTTACTCTGATGGAATTTACACGCTATAATatgcgtatgtaactttaatctgctttgattaatttttaaaagttgtgttATATTTCCATGTTATCACGTGTTtatgaaatttaaatgttttttttgtaatttagttGTAAAACTTAACCAACGAATCCTATTTTCAAAAATGGATGCACATACTAACAGTATGCAACAGCGAAGCGTTCATCATTTTCCGTTGTTAAAATACTGCAGAGCAAAGAAGAATCCAGAGGGTAAGTTTGTATATTAGCCATTTTGACTTTTAAAATGCCGTGTAGCTTTTTGATATGTTTTACTTTGAGGTATGGGTTCCTGTAGTTACGCGGACGCACGAGAAAACTGGATAACGCAAGAAGGTATCTGTAATTTGCGTAAATTATACTTTAGCTGTGTTCGTTTGACTGTTATTGCCTTTAGCGTCTGAAACCGTACCGATGGTATTTTCCGTCTCAAACGATGGCCATTTGATTGTTACTTCCGGCAACGCCATATTGGAGAGCATTTACACAGCATTTTCGTCAGAGAAATACACCTCTGCCAAAGCATACAGAAAAAGAGACGCATTGCTTGTACTGTACAAAGCAAAGGAAGAATCTAGAATGTTTCGCTTACAAGTATGGCAACATGAAACCTTTAAACGTCAAACATAGTCATGTTTATTGTTAGTTTGCGAGCGCCAGTTGGCGCACACTAGGTGTTATTGTCAAACAACCGTTTAACTTCACTAAATATTAATGAGAAACATATTGCTATAACATAGGCCTTTAATGATTATGTAACACCATATATAACactctgtttaaaataaatgcaataaaaaaatatagatgCAATACCACTTCGTATAAATCCACGAATAATAACACTTTGTGTAAATTTAACTATAAAACGTTACCTACAGGGTGCATGCAATATCAAGTAGAAATATGTTCTTTTAGTTTCAGGGCACTATCAGTTCAAATGCTGACGCCATTGCCGACAGTTGTGCTAAGATTTTGTCTAAATTTATACCAGTAAGATTCGATGGGAAAAACTCAAACGTCGAACcggtaaacaaataaattataaattgtcATTTTCTGACGGCTATAATTTCCATAGTCAATTTTCAAAATCTAACATATCCGGCGTTTAACTTTTCTACCTGATTGTTTTGTCTTATCTTAAAAAGATAAACCCTTTGCAATTTAAATGAAAGGTGACTTGTTTTCAGCACCCTGTTAATCCAGTTGAAACATCTTTGGCAGAAAT
The Ciona intestinalis unplaced genomic scaffold, KH HT000597.1, whole genome shotgun sequence DNA segment above includes these coding regions:
- the LOC100184820 gene encoding uncharacterized protein LOC100184820; protein product: MDAHTNSMQQRSVHHFPLLKYCRAKKNPEGMGSCSYADARENWITQEASETVPMVFSVSNDGHLIVTSGNAILESIYTAFSSEKYTSAKAYRKRDALLVLYKAKEESRMFRLQFQGTISSNADAIADSCAKILSKFIPVRFDGKNSNVEPHPVNPVETSLAEIAQNVVQNTQTNLPMLYQACNFQCSEADSNELNEFVRLCLTDPTFPSYVGKVEEILQNIAAGNKE